AAGCTGGCGGATCTCGGCACGATGTCCGGCAATCAGGATGCGTTCACAAGAAATCGACAGGCGCGAACTGCCCATATCCTTGGGTGGATCATAATTGCAGATCAGCCGCGACCCTTTGGGGATCAGGACATTGCGTCCGTGATAACCATAAACATCGCGGGCCGACTGGACGATCACGGTGCCGGTCGCGTCACCGCCGACCTGACTGTTGATGCCGGTTTCGAGGATGACGGTAATGTAACGATCCGCCGTGATGATCCGGCTGTTATCGACCGGTAGGGTCGATGTGCGGCGCGGGCCTTGATAATCGGCCTTGTCGTTTTCGTTGGTGGGTAGGTCGAGCGGATCCATGGCCGCAGGTGCGCTCATGCCGGGCAGGGCATTATTGCGCGAAAAACCGGACATCTCATCAGACTGCCATGCCGGAGTGCCCCAGTTTGACGACAGGGAAACGCGATGTTGCCAGGCGGCTTCCAATGCCGTGCGATAGGGATCTGGTGCCGGTGGTTCGGAGACCGGTTCAGGTTGAGGATCTGGTGCGGGTGCCGGAGCAGGTTCTTGTTCCGGTTTGGCTTCCTTGATGATGATTGGTGGCATCGCCGGGGCAGGAGCTGCTGTTGCTGGTGGCGGCGGTGCCGGAAGTGCCCAGACCGATGGATCATCAGCAGGCAAGGTTGGCGGCTCATTGATCACCGGTTCAGCGCACACGCCACCAAAGGTCAGGCCAAGGACCAGAGCGACATCGCAAAATGCACTCATGCTGCGTCCCCGGTATATTCAATGCAGAGGAAGCTTTGACCGCTTTTGAGCGTGATCAGTGGTCGGGTGCTTTCAATGATGTAGGTCTCGCCCTGAACACGGGTATTGACCAACTCATCAATGCCATCGACCACTACATAGGCCGTCGGCAGTTCGACATCCTTCCAGCGTTTGCCAAAGCGGATATAGGTGAAGTGATCATCCCGGAAGACCGTTTCCGGGCGGAGCGTTTCATCGCCCCAGAGGTCATACTCACCCCATCCGTGCAGGGCGTTCGGATCGAAGGGGGATTGTGCAACAAAGTCATCGGCAGGTGTGCCGGGATTGGTGTCACTCAGTCCGGCAATCGCATCGTCGATGGCAGCAGACTTATTGCCTTGCCCTGGAACAGACATCGCCGGAAGGGAAGGTTTTCCTGTGTCGTCCAAAACACCGGCAAAGCCGGGAACTGCAGGATCGCTATCGATCAGAACGGATCCTTCGATGCGGACAACAAGATCAGGCACATTGACCGAATTGAAACTCTCAGCCCGCAG
The Thalassospira xiamenensis M-5 = DSM 17429 DNA segment above includes these coding regions:
- a CDS encoding TrbI/VirB10 family protein, encoding MSAFCDVALVLGLTFGGVCAEPVINEPPTLPADDPSVWALPAPPPPATAAPAPAMPPIIIKEAKPEQEPAPAPAPDPQPEPVSEPPAPDPYRTALEAAWQHRVSLSSNWGTPAWQSDEMSGFSRNNALPGMSAPAAMDPLDLPTNENDKADYQGPRRTSTLPVDNSRIITADRYITVILETGINSQVGGDATGTVIVQSARDVYGYHGRNVLIPKGSRLICNYDPPKDMGSSRLSISCERILIAGHRAEIRQLASPIGDIQGRQGATGDVERRFWERYGTAFMLTGISTAVRYAAATTKSEESDGEVATAAAEKAAEELSTRFGEISASVLEETLSLQPIITIPQGTRLQIRPATDWYIANVE
- a CDS encoding TrbG/VirB9 family P-type conjugative transfer protein; protein product: MKRLTNLVFHLVLGSLILAVLILGYHRANAQTAARPPMPGQSQQPFSGAQTTPQQSAPAMPVPDSVVDQAREQNEGYFTAMSRPRTSGQVQDVWDRAEPDDAVYTTNLCSECTYKIRTREFMVTVVELPRGEIIEAVDLGDDGGFSVKPRGERRLAVRPSGYGYDTSLVVYGKSGAVYPFYLRAESFNSVNVPDLVVRIEGSVLIDSDPAVPGFAGVLDDTGKPSLPAMSVPGQGNKSAAIDDAIAGLSDTNPGTPADDFVAQSPFDPNALHGWGEYDLWGDETLRPETVFRDDHFTYIRFGKRWKDVELPTAYVVVDGIDELVNTRVQGETYIIESTRPLITLKSGQSFLCIEYTGDAA